One Sinorhizobium mexicanum genomic region harbors:
- a CDS encoding transporter, protein MMAFNLAPAVWFGLIFTPILISTGQILFKLTSARTGGFDFQGLTALVANPTLLAALALYGLGTIIWIFTLRSVPLTLAYSFMALTFCFVPLFAALFLGEALTIRYAAGAALIIGGMIVINS, encoded by the coding sequence ATGATGGCTTTCAACCTCGCGCCCGCCGTCTGGTTCGGACTGATTTTCACGCCGATCCTGATTTCGACCGGGCAGATCCTGTTCAAGCTGACCAGCGCCAGAACGGGCGGATTCGATTTCCAGGGCCTGACCGCGCTGGTCGCAAATCCAACGCTTCTTGCCGCGCTCGCGCTCTATGGCCTCGGTACGATCATCTGGATCTTCACCTTGAGATCCGTGCCGCTGACGCTTGCCTATTCCTTCATGGCGCTGACGTTCTGCTTCGTCCCGCTGTTCGCGGCCCTTTTTCTCGGCGAAGCGCTCACCATTCGCTATGCCGCCGGCGCAGCGCTTATCATCGGCGGTATGATCGTCATAAATTCCTGA
- a CDS encoding Gfo/Idh/MocA family protein — MLRFGILSTAKIGRELVVPAIQDAENCVVSAIASRDFAKAREMADRFSVPHAFGSYEEMLASDAIDAVYIPLPTSQHVDWTIKAADAGKHVLCEKPIALKAEEIDALIAARDRNKVLVSEAFMVTYSPVWRKVRSLLAEGAIGKLRHVQGAFTYYNRDPGNMRNVPQLGGGGLPDIGVYPTITTRFVTGKEPVRVQANTDRDPEFGTDIYSSVRADFGDFELSFYISTQLAARQVMVFHGDKGYIEVKSPFNADRYGREEVELTNQNHGQSQLFRFQDARQYKLEAEAFSRAATGQPEEVVTLENSRLNQKLIDAIYRASEKDGWETV, encoded by the coding sequence ATGCTGCGTTTCGGAATTCTGTCGACGGCCAAGATCGGCCGCGAACTCGTCGTGCCTGCCATTCAGGATGCGGAAAACTGCGTGGTCTCGGCGATCGCCAGCCGCGATTTCGCCAAGGCGAGAGAGATGGCCGATCGTTTCTCCGTGCCGCATGCGTTTGGATCCTACGAGGAAATGCTGGCATCCGACGCGATCGATGCCGTCTACATTCCGCTGCCGACCTCGCAGCACGTGGATTGGACGATCAAGGCCGCCGATGCCGGCAAGCACGTGCTCTGCGAGAAGCCGATCGCGCTCAAGGCGGAGGAGATCGACGCGCTGATTGCGGCGCGCGACCGCAACAAGGTACTGGTTTCGGAAGCCTTCATGGTGACCTACAGCCCGGTGTGGCGGAAGGTGCGCTCGCTGCTTGCAGAAGGAGCGATCGGCAAGCTCAGGCATGTGCAAGGGGCGTTTACGTATTACAATCGGGATCCCGGTAACATGCGCAACGTCCCCCAACTCGGCGGCGGGGGCCTGCCCGATATCGGCGTCTATCCGACGATCACGACCCGTTTCGTGACCGGCAAGGAGCCGGTTCGCGTTCAGGCCAATACCGATCGCGACCCGGAATTCGGCACGGACATCTATTCGAGCGTGCGGGCCGACTTCGGTGATTTCGAGCTGAGCTTCTACATCTCGACCCAGCTTGCCGCCCGCCAGGTCATGGTCTTCCACGGCGACAAGGGCTACATCGAGGTGAAGTCGCCCTTCAACGCGGACCGCTACGGCCGCGAGGAAGTGGAACTCACCAACCAGAACCACGGTCAGTCGCAGCTCTTCCGCTTCCAGGATGCGCGCCAGTACAAGCTCGAAGCGGAGGCATTCTCGCGTGCGGCAACCGGGCAGCCGGAGGAAGTGGTGACACTCGAGAACTCACGCCTCAATCAGAAGCTCATCGATGCCATCTACCGGGCGAGCGAAAAGGACGGCTGGGAGACGGTCTGA
- a CDS encoding glycosyltransferase codes for MSEQLDIAVLLPCYNEASTIGQLVRDFRAALPSARIYVYDNNSIDGTPLQAMLAGAAVVRERRQGKGHVVRRMFADIDADIYVMADGDGTYSPADAEDLIRTLLTEQADMVVGTRRHIRFEAGRQGHAFGNRIFNLLYRSIFGTDFSDIFSGYRAFSRRFVKSFPAVSNGFEIETEMSVHASRLKLPVTELELDYGRRPEGSHSKLSTFRDGTKILWMFAMLMKETRPFAFFSLIGAAFLTTSLAFMVPVLTEYFATGLVPRLPTWVFSMALMLVAIMLFTAGLILDSVSRARTEQLRIHYMTIARQRPHDAEKSSAIPVSLPKRQGRKATT; via the coding sequence ATGTCCGAGCAGCTAGACATCGCCGTTCTCCTGCCTTGCTACAACGAGGCATCGACGATCGGTCAGCTCGTGCGCGACTTCAGGGCGGCGCTGCCATCCGCGCGCATCTATGTCTACGACAACAATTCGATCGACGGCACGCCGCTGCAGGCGATGCTCGCCGGCGCCGCGGTCGTACGCGAGCGCCGCCAGGGCAAGGGCCACGTCGTCCGGCGCATGTTCGCCGACATCGACGCGGACATCTATGTCATGGCGGACGGGGACGGCACATACTCTCCTGCGGACGCCGAAGACCTCATTCGCACACTTCTGACCGAGCAGGCGGACATGGTCGTCGGAACCCGCAGGCATATCCGGTTTGAAGCGGGGCGCCAGGGTCACGCCTTCGGCAACCGCATCTTCAATCTCCTTTATCGTTCGATCTTCGGTACCGATTTCAGTGATATCTTCTCCGGCTACCGGGCGTTTTCGCGCCGCTTCGTGAAGAGCTTTCCCGCCGTCTCCAACGGATTCGAAATCGAAACGGAAATGTCCGTGCATGCATCCCGGCTCAAGTTGCCCGTCACCGAACTTGAGCTCGACTATGGCCGGCGACCCGAGGGTTCCCATTCTAAGCTCTCGACCTTCAGGGATGGGACCAAGATCCTCTGGATGTTTGCCATGCTGATGAAGGAGACGCGGCCATTCGCGTTTTTTAGCCTGATCGGCGCCGCCTTCCTCACCACAAGCCTCGCCTTCATGGTGCCGGTTCTCACCGAATATTTCGCAACGGGACTCGTACCGCGCCTGCCGACCTGGGTCTTTTCGATGGCGCTCATGCTGGTGGCGATCATGCTTTTCACCGCCGGCCTCATTCTCGATTCTGTCTCGCGCGCCCGAACGGAGCAGTTGCGGATCCACTACATGACGATCGCCCGGCAAAGACCGCACGACGCTGAAAAATCGTCGGCAATTCCTGTCTCCCTGCCGAAGCGGCAGGGCAGGAAGGCTACCACCTGA
- a CDS encoding aldo/keto reductase has protein sequence MEKRRLGRSGLSIAPLVFGGNVFGWTADDKTSFALLDAFFDAGFNAVDTADVYSSWVPGNKGGESETIIGKWLKQSGRARDEAVIVTKVGSELGPDRKGLSRRWIMQAVEDSLRRLQTDHIDLYLSHWPDPETPYEETLAAYDALLAQGKIRAIGASNLDATQLRNALDVSATEGLPRYTVLQPEYNLYDRASYDGPLRDLCIAEGIGVITYFSLARGFLSGKYRSHMDLEGSARGGGVEKYLDGRGMRILGVLDEITEETGAKQAEIALAWIIARKGVIAPIASATNLDQLASLVKSAELKLSDEAIGRLNDVSE, from the coding sequence ATGGAAAAGCGCAGACTTGGCCGCAGCGGCCTCTCGATTGCGCCGCTCGTTTTTGGCGGCAACGTCTTCGGCTGGACAGCGGACGATAAGACATCCTTCGCCTTGCTCGACGCCTTCTTCGACGCCGGCTTCAACGCCGTCGATACAGCAGACGTCTACTCGTCATGGGTGCCCGGAAACAAGGGTGGAGAATCCGAAACGATCATCGGCAAGTGGCTGAAGCAGTCAGGCCGTGCGAGAGACGAGGCGGTCATCGTCACCAAGGTCGGGTCGGAGCTGGGGCCGGACCGAAAGGGCCTTTCGCGGCGCTGGATCATGCAGGCGGTCGAGGATTCGCTGCGCCGTCTGCAGACCGACCATATCGACCTCTACCTGTCGCATTGGCCGGACCCAGAGACGCCTTATGAGGAAACGCTTGCCGCCTATGATGCGCTTCTCGCTCAAGGCAAGATCCGCGCCATCGGCGCATCGAACCTCGATGCGACACAGCTGCGCAACGCCCTCGACGTCTCGGCGACGGAGGGACTGCCACGCTACACCGTGCTGCAGCCGGAATACAATCTCTACGACCGGGCGTCCTATGACGGCCCCCTGCGCGACCTCTGCATCGCCGAGGGAATCGGCGTCATCACCTATTTCAGCCTGGCGAGGGGGTTCCTCTCCGGCAAATACCGCTCGCACATGGACCTCGAAGGCTCGGCGCGCGGCGGCGGCGTCGAAAAATACCTCGACGGGCGCGGCATGCGCATACTCGGCGTCCTGGATGAAATTACCGAGGAAACCGGGGCGAAACAGGCGGAAATCGCACTTGCCTGGATCATCGCCCGCAAAGGCGTGATCGCGCCGATCGCCAGCGCGACCAATCTCGATCAACTGGCGAGTCTGGTGAAGTCTGCCGAACTGAAGCTTTCCGACGAAGCAATCGGCAGACTGAACGACGTGAGCGAATAG
- a CDS encoding class I SAM-dependent methyltransferase, translating into MNRETTNRIRFVIEDVVPPILRDSRLFKRVASLAWGDHISHLARFRERAPFLSAAEYEQLYRQHPRVHEGTDNSEACIRKITAEIRGSSVCDVGCGTGALLKRIRSANPALERLAGVDFAIDDAAAIDGVEYVAAKIEELPFSDGEFDTVVCTHVIEHILDYRRAISELRRIARQRVIIVVPREREYRYTFNPHFNFFPYTHSFLRAMHPVPERHECIDIGRDIFYREDKS; encoded by the coding sequence ATGAATCGGGAAACGACAAACCGCATACGCTTCGTCATCGAGGACGTTGTCCCACCCATCCTGCGCGACTCGCGCCTCTTTAAGCGGGTGGCGAGTCTTGCCTGGGGCGATCATATCTCGCATCTTGCTCGCTTTCGCGAGCGGGCGCCGTTCCTCTCGGCCGCGGAGTATGAACAGCTTTACCGGCAGCATCCGCGCGTGCACGAGGGAACCGACAATTCCGAGGCCTGCATCCGCAAGATCACGGCCGAGATTCGCGGCAGCAGCGTCTGCGACGTCGGCTGCGGCACCGGCGCGCTTTTGAAGCGGATCAGAAGCGCCAATCCGGCCCTTGAGCGGCTCGCCGGCGTCGATTTCGCCATTGACGATGCCGCTGCGATCGACGGCGTCGAGTATGTCGCCGCCAAGATCGAGGAACTGCCGTTTTCTGATGGGGAGTTCGATACGGTCGTCTGCACCCATGTGATCGAACATATTCTCGACTATCGCCGGGCGATCTCGGAGCTCCGGCGTATCGCGCGCCAGCGGGTGATCATCGTCGTGCCGCGCGAACGGGAATACCGCTACACCTTCAACCCGCATTTCAATTTCTTCCCCTACACGCATTCTTTCCTGCGGGCGATGCATCCGGTGCCGGAGCGCCATGAGTGCATCGATATCGGGCGCGATATTTTCTATCGTGAAGACAAGTCGTGA
- a CDS encoding helix-turn-helix domain-containing protein gives MEFGRHLKEWRGHRRMSQLDLAVAAGISARHLSFLETGRSKPSEGMILRLASVLDIPARDQGSLFTAAGYRPRMTTRPARGLDAMPPAVASAIRLMLDRHAPYPGLVFDHEYTVLLTTPAFAALAEATKVPVNPGQNFLDAFLGSENIRALVINWEAAAADLVQRVRMEAWLQGPRSPLQRRLERLVLDPAVARAIDNCPDTDRLPVLPIELRVGAAELRFITTLSTFGSTQDALVEGVLIESFFPADDATRRFFEHPD, from the coding sequence ATGGAGTTCGGCCGTCACCTGAAGGAATGGCGCGGGCATCGCCGCATGAGCCAGCTCGATCTCGCCGTTGCCGCAGGAATTTCCGCGCGCCATCTTTCGTTCCTGGAAACCGGTCGCTCGAAACCGTCCGAAGGGATGATCCTGCGGCTGGCGTCGGTGCTCGATATTCCGGCCCGGGATCAGGGCTCGCTGTTTACCGCCGCAGGCTACCGGCCGCGGATGACGACGCGTCCCGCTCGTGGGCTCGATGCCATGCCTCCAGCCGTCGCAAGCGCGATCCGGCTGATGCTCGACCGCCATGCTCCCTATCCCGGTCTCGTCTTTGACCATGAATACACCGTGCTGCTTACGACTCCCGCCTTTGCCGCCCTTGCGGAAGCCACGAAGGTTCCCGTCAACCCCGGCCAGAACTTCCTCGACGCCTTCCTCGGATCGGAGAACATCCGCGCGCTCGTCATCAACTGGGAGGCGGCCGCCGCGGACCTGGTCCAACGCGTGCGCATGGAGGCATGGCTGCAGGGGCCACGCAGCCCGCTGCAAAGGCGGTTGGAACGTCTGGTCCTCGATCCGGCGGTCGCCCGGGCAATCGACAACTGTCCCGACACCGACCGGCTGCCGGTGCTGCCCATCGAACTGCGCGTCGGCGCGGCTGAACTGCGCTTCATCACCACGCTTTCGACCTTCGGCTCGACTCAGGACGCGCTCGTCGAAGGCGTGCTGATCGAATCCTTCTTTCCGGCGGACGACGCGACGCGCCGCTTCTTCGAACATCCGGATTGA